The following proteins are co-located in the Micromonospora coriariae genome:
- a CDS encoding CPCC family cysteine-rich protein — MGEHVVPVACPCCASRTGGGTCPVCFWTDDGQSDADADAVRGGPNGDLSLSHARLNYAVYGASHPRYQDMVRLARPDERPDGARRG; from the coding sequence GTGGGTGAACACGTAGTTCCCGTGGCCTGTCCCTGCTGCGCCTCCCGGACCGGCGGCGGGACCTGCCCGGTCTGCTTCTGGACCGACGACGGTCAGTCCGACGCCGATGCCGACGCGGTCCGGGGTGGCCCCAACGGCGACCTGAGCCTCTCGCACGCCCGACTCAACTACGCCGTCTACGGCGCCAGCCACCCGCGCTACCAGGACATGGTGCGCCTGGCCCGCCCCGACGAGCGCCCGGACGGCGCCCGGCGGGGCTGA